In Bosea sp. (in: a-proteobacteria), one DNA window encodes the following:
- a CDS encoding MFS transporter, producing MSEPAEPRTSSVAALGAIVSGALILQIAATIVNTVVPLKMALEQMPPLLIGLVGSAYSVGFLAGCFVVPAFIRRVGHIRAFAVFSALQAVFTLSFALTPLDLWGAARLGMGFAGAGHAICIETWISGQAKPGQRGRLFGFYQILNRLALIGSQIGVGYVALQSHDIFLLASAAFSIALIPVGMTHAKGPESGKVISVRLNTMWQYAPASVIGCLYTGLMGATLTNIVPAYGILIGLDQAWAILLTAGIQIGALLLQWPLGLLADRVESRKIMLGAAISVLLCSMALGTVIWLALPYARFWLFGLFALIGAGAMPIYAVAVAHAYFRLGPERALGLSAQLLFLWATGSAIGPLVSTTFMQVIGPQGLLVYFGLLSAATGAYLAFRLRRNPPSAHPFGERKPMMPTIPDVTPSGRRSHTEGH from the coding sequence GTGAGTGAGCCAGCCGAGCCGAGGACGAGTTCAGTCGCCGCATTGGGCGCGATCGTCAGCGGCGCGCTGATTCTCCAGATCGCCGCGACCATCGTGAACACGGTCGTGCCGCTCAAGATGGCGCTGGAGCAGATGCCGCCGCTGCTGATCGGCCTCGTCGGCTCCGCCTATTCCGTCGGCTTCCTCGCCGGGTGCTTCGTGGTCCCCGCCTTCATCCGCCGCGTCGGGCATATCCGCGCCTTCGCGGTCTTCTCGGCCCTGCAGGCGGTGTTCACGCTGAGCTTTGCGCTCACCCCGCTCGATCTCTGGGGCGCGGCGCGGCTCGGCATGGGCTTCGCCGGTGCAGGCCATGCGATCTGCATCGAGACCTGGATCAGCGGCCAGGCCAAGCCCGGCCAGCGCGGGCGCCTGTTCGGCTTCTACCAGATCCTCAACCGCCTGGCGCTGATCGGCTCGCAGATCGGCGTCGGCTATGTCGCGCTGCAATCGCACGACATCTTCCTGCTGGCGAGCGCGGCCTTCTCGATCGCCCTGATCCCCGTCGGCATGACCCACGCCAAGGGGCCGGAATCGGGCAAGGTCATCTCGGTCAGGCTCAACACGATGTGGCAATATGCGCCGGCCTCGGTGATCGGCTGCCTCTATACCGGGCTGATGGGCGCCACGCTGACCAATATCGTGCCGGCCTACGGCATCCTGATCGGCCTCGACCAGGCCTGGGCGATCCTGCTGACCGCCGGCATCCAGATCGGCGCGCTCCTGCTGCAATGGCCGCTCGGCCTGCTGGCTGACCGCGTCGAGAGCCGCAAGATCATGCTGGGCGCGGCGATCTCGGTCCTGCTCTGCTCGATGGCGCTCGGCACGGTGATCTGGCTTGCGCTGCCCTATGCCCGGTTCTGGCTGTTCGGCCTGTTCGCGCTGATCGGCGCGGGCGCGATGCCGATCTACGCGGTCGCCGTCGCGCATGCCTATTTCCGGCTCGGCCCCGAGCGGGCACTGGGCTTGTCCGCGCAGCTCCTCTTCCTGTGGGCCACGGGCTCGGCCATCGGCCCGCTGGTCTCGACCACCTTCATGCAGGTCATCGGGCCGCAGGGCCTCCTGGTCTATTTCGGGCTGCTCTCGGCGGCGACCGGCGCCTATCTCGCCTTCCGCCTGCGGCGCAACCCGCCTTCGGCCCATCCGTTCGGGGAGCGCAAGCCGATGATGCCGACCATTCCCGACGTCACGCCCTCGGGCCGCCGCAGCCACACCGAGGGACACTAG
- a CDS encoding DUF2778 domain-containing protein, whose product MSYATYVREGGIPYVRSRRRNRRQPLLKGLLLAAALAGGVMSGFWMLGPDAPETEMARAPAALVPAAPAPQAPAYSGLLDPALSGGKAASFVRGAPFRAAFQPAPPVAAEPALPLPPQPQVTLAETVAPLPVPRPSDLLANRDAPPPRLAQPTPSRRNRAAAAQPTPEDNRNFFEKLFGVSKQPAGTALAYAAPQDEVLDRGRVTRLSPSAGTPPRTAEAGTAIYDIAARTVHMPNGERLEAHSGLGEMMDDVRYAHVRMKGVTPPHTYTLTEREALFHGVRAIRLNPVGGSGAIHGRAGLLAHTYLLGPRGDSNGCISFKDYDRFLQAFLRGEVKRIVVVASL is encoded by the coding sequence ATGAGCTATGCGACCTATGTGCGGGAAGGCGGCATACCCTATGTGCGCTCGCGCCGCCGCAACCGCCGCCAGCCCCTGCTGAAAGGCCTCCTCCTCGCAGCCGCACTGGCCGGCGGCGTCATGTCCGGCTTCTGGATGCTGGGGCCGGATGCGCCGGAAACCGAGATGGCGCGCGCGCCCGCCGCCCTTGTGCCCGCCGCCCCTGCGCCACAGGCTCCCGCCTATAGCGGCCTGCTCGATCCGGCCCTGTCGGGCGGGAAGGCTGCTTCCTTCGTCCGGGGGGCTCCCTTCCGCGCCGCCTTCCAGCCGGCGCCGCCCGTGGCCGCCGAGCCGGCCTTGCCTCTGCCGCCGCAGCCTCAGGTCACGCTGGCGGAGACGGTCGCGCCCCTGCCGGTGCCGCGCCCCTCGGACCTGCTGGCGAACCGCGATGCTCCGCCGCCGCGCCTGGCGCAGCCCACGCCGTCCCGGCGCAACCGCGCCGCCGCCGCCCAGCCGACGCCCGAGGACAACCGCAATTTCTTCGAGAAGCTCTTCGGCGTATCGAAACAGCCCGCCGGGACCGCGCTCGCCTATGCCGCGCCGCAGGACGAAGTCCTCGACCGTGGCCGCGTCACCCGTCTCAGCCCCTCGGCCGGCACGCCGCCGCGCACCGCCGAGGCCGGCACGGCGATCTACGATATCGCTGCCAGGACGGTCCACATGCCGAACGGAGAGCGGCTGGAGGCCCATTCCGGCCTCGGCGAGATGATGGACGACGTCCGCTACGCCCATGTCCGGATGAAGGGCGTCACCCCGCCGCACACCTACACGCTGACCGAGCGCGAGGCGCTGTTCCACGGCGTGCGCGCCATCCGGCTGAACCCGGTCGGCGGCAGCGGGGCCATCCACGGCCGCGCCGGCCTGCTCGCCCATACCTATCTGCTCGGGCCGCGCGGCGACTCGAACGGCTGCATCTCCTTCAAGGACTATGACCGCTTCCTGCAGGCCTTCCTGCGCGGCGAGGTGAAGCGCATCGTCGTGGTGGCGAGCCTCTGA
- the topA gene encoding type I DNA topoisomerase, producing the protein MKLLVVESPAKAKTINKYLGSDYEVIASFGHIRDLPAKDGSVEPDNDFAMTWEIEGRGAKQVAEIARAVKGAEKLILATDPDREGEAISWHVLEALNQKRVLKGIAVERVTFNAVTKDAVQKALANPRAIDQALVDAYLARRALDYLVGFTLSPVLWRKLPGARSAGRVQSVALRLVCDREREIEAFRPREYWSLVATLATQSGQTFEARLVGADGKKIARLDIGTAEEAKAFKEALESALFTVTEVEAKPVKRHPYPPFQTSTLQQEASRKLGLAPARTMQLAQRLYEGVDIGGETVGLITYMRTDGVDMDGSAIAAARRVIGKEFGDRYVPNVPRKYTVKAKNAQEAHEAIRPTDLGRLPAMVTRHLEPEQARLYELIWKRTIASQMESAEMERTTVDIAAKVGARNLELRASGQVVLFDGFLTLYQESRDDEEDEDSKKLPAMKAGDRLEKRAITADQHFTEPPPRFSEASLVKRMEELGIGRPSTYAATLSTLRDREYVRIEKKRLVPEDKGMLVTAFLESFFKRYVEFDFTANLEENLDRVSNAEVDWKALLRAFWEEFTASIGETKDLRVGDVLEALNGILGDYIFPKKADGSDPRVCPNCGNGQLSLKLGKFGAFVGCSNYPECRYTRPLSVPAADGEASAEGGQGTPGVRILGTDPVTGLEVTLRDGRFGPYIQLGEGEKPKRSSLPKGMSPASVTLEKALALLSLPREVARHPESGEPILVGIGRFGPYVQHGKVYANIDKGDDVLELGANRAIDLIVAKESGGGRGGRPATPGRALGEHPSGGALEVKAGRYGPYVAWGKIFATLPKAMAPESVTLEQAIALVNAKAEAKGGAKGKAKAAGAAKPKAPAKKAPAKKAPAKKAEKKPPKAARG; encoded by the coding sequence ATGAAGCTCCTCGTCGTCGAGTCGCCGGCCAAGGCCAAGACGATCAACAAATATCTCGGCTCCGACTACGAGGTCATCGCCTCGTTCGGCCATATCCGCGACCTGCCGGCCAAGGACGGCTCGGTCGAGCCGGACAACGACTTCGCCATGACCTGGGAGATCGAGGGCCGCGGCGCCAAGCAGGTCGCCGAGATCGCGCGCGCCGTGAAGGGCGCCGAGAAGCTGATTCTCGCCACCGACCCGGATCGCGAGGGCGAGGCGATCTCCTGGCACGTGCTGGAGGCGCTGAACCAGAAGCGCGTGCTGAAGGGCATAGCCGTCGAGCGCGTCACCTTCAACGCCGTCACCAAGGACGCCGTGCAGAAGGCGCTGGCCAATCCGCGCGCGATCGACCAGGCGCTGGTCGATGCCTATCTGGCGCGGCGGGCACTGGACTATCTCGTCGGCTTCACGCTCTCGCCGGTGTTGTGGCGCAAGCTTCCGGGCGCCCGCTCGGCCGGCCGGGTGCAGTCGGTGGCGCTGCGCCTCGTCTGCGACCGCGAGCGCGAGATCGAGGCATTCCGCCCGCGCGAATACTGGTCGCTGGTGGCGACGCTCGCCACGCAATCCGGCCAGACCTTCGAGGCCCGCCTCGTCGGCGCCGACGGCAAGAAGATCGCGAGGCTCGACATCGGTACGGCCGAGGAGGCGAAAGCCTTCAAGGAGGCGCTGGAAAGTGCCCTCTTCACGGTGACCGAGGTCGAGGCGAAGCCGGTCAAGCGCCACCCCTACCCGCCTTTCCAGACCTCGACGCTGCAGCAGGAAGCCTCGCGCAAGCTCGGCCTCGCCCCGGCGCGGACGATGCAGCTGGCGCAACGCCTCTATGAGGGCGTCGACATCGGCGGCGAGACGGTCGGGCTCATCACCTATATGCGAACCGACGGCGTCGACATGGACGGCTCGGCCATCGCCGCGGCGCGCCGCGTCATCGGCAAGGAGTTCGGCGACAGATACGTGCCGAACGTGCCGCGCAAATACACGGTCAAGGCCAAGAACGCGCAGGAGGCCCACGAGGCGATCCGCCCGACCGATCTCGGCCGGCTGCCGGCGATGGTCACGCGCCATCTCGAACCGGAGCAGGCCAGGCTCTACGAGCTGATCTGGAAGCGCACCATCGCCAGCCAGATGGAATCGGCCGAGATGGAACGCACCACGGTCGACATCGCGGCAAAAGTCGGCGCGCGCAATCTCGAGCTGCGCGCCTCGGGGCAGGTCGTGCTCTTCGACGGCTTCCTGACGCTCTATCAGGAAAGCCGTGACGACGAGGAGGACGAGGATTCGAAGAAGCTGCCGGCGATGAAGGCGGGCGACCGGCTGGAGAAGCGCGCTATTACCGCCGACCAGCATTTCACCGAGCCGCCGCCGCGCTTCTCGGAGGCGAGCCTCGTCAAGCGCATGGAGGAGCTCGGCATCGGCCGGCCCTCGACCTATGCCGCGACGCTCTCGACGCTGCGCGACCGCGAATATGTCCGCATCGAGAAGAAGCGCCTCGTGCCCGAGGACAAGGGCATGCTGGTGACAGCCTTCCTCGAAAGCTTCTTCAAGCGCTATGTCGAGTTCGACTTCACCGCCAATCTCGAGGAGAACCTCGACCGCGTCTCCAATGCGGAGGTCGACTGGAAGGCGCTGCTGCGCGCCTTCTGGGAGGAGTTCACCGCCTCGATCGGCGAGACCAAGGATTTGCGCGTCGGCGACGTGCTGGAGGCGCTGAACGGCATCCTGGGCGACTACATCTTCCCGAAGAAGGCCGACGGCTCCGATCCGCGCGTTTGCCCGAACTGCGGCAACGGCCAGCTCTCGCTGAAGCTCGGCAAGTTCGGCGCCTTCGTCGGCTGCTCGAACTATCCCGAATGCCGCTATACGCGGCCCCTCTCCGTGCCCGCCGCCGATGGCGAGGCCTCGGCCGAGGGCGGACAGGGCACGCCCGGCGTGCGCATCCTCGGCACCGATCCGGTGACGGGCCTCGAAGTCACGCTGCGCGACGGCCGCTTCGGCCCCTATATCCAGCTCGGCGAGGGCGAGAAGCCGAAGCGCTCCAGCCTGCCCAAGGGCATGAGCCCGGCGAGCGTGACGCTGGAAAAGGCGCTGGCGCTGCTTTCGCTGCCGCGCGAGGTGGCGAGGCATCCCGAGAGCGGCGAGCCGATCCTGGTCGGCATCGGGCGCTTCGGGCCCTACGTGCAGCACGGCAAGGTCTACGCCAATATCGACAAGGGCGACGACGTGCTCGAGCTCGGCGCCAACCGCGCCATCGACCTGATCGTCGCCAAGGAGAGCGGCGGCGGGCGCGGTGGACGCCCCGCGACGCCGGGCCGGGCGCTGGGCGAGCATCCTTCCGGCGGGGCGCTGGAGGTCAAGGCCGGGCGCTACGGCCCCTATGTCGCCTGGGGCAAGATCTTCGCGACGCTGCCCAAGGCGATGGCGCCGGAAAGCGTCACGCTCGAACAGGCGATCGCGCTGGTGAACGCCAAGGCCGAGGCGAAGGGCGGCGCCAAGGGCAAGGCCAAGGCCGCAGGCGCCGCGAAGCCCAAGGCACCAGCCAAGAAGGCACCGGCCAAGAAGGCACCCGCGAAGAAGGCGGAGAAGAAGCCGCCCAAGGCGGCGCGCGGCTGA
- the panB gene encoding 3-methyl-2-oxobutanoate hydroxymethyltransferase has translation MSSQAQIRRLTALDITSRKAAEPIVTLTAYTAPMAALADRHCDILLVGDSLGMVVHGLDSTVAVTLEMMILHAQAVMRGSRRALVVVDMPFGSYEESPGQAFRNAARVMREVGCGAVKLEGGQRMAPTIRFLVERGIPVMGHVGLTPQAVNVLGGFKAQGRNRAQWPAIGADAAAVAEAGAFSVVLEAIAEPLAVEITAAVAIPTIGIGASAACDGQVLVLDDMLGLTGRVPKFVKLFGGLGEAADKAMADYAAEVRARRFPGPGHVYAVKD, from the coding sequence GTGTCGTCGCAAGCACAGATCAGGCGCCTGACGGCGCTCGACATCACGAGCCGCAAGGCGGCCGAGCCGATCGTGACGCTCACCGCCTATACCGCGCCGATGGCGGCGCTGGCCGACCGCCATTGCGATATCCTGCTCGTCGGGGATTCGCTGGGCATGGTCGTGCACGGCCTCGACAGCACCGTGGCGGTGACGCTGGAGATGATGATCCTGCACGCGCAAGCCGTGATGCGCGGCTCGCGAAGGGCGCTCGTCGTCGTCGACATGCCCTTCGGCAGCTATGAGGAGAGCCCCGGGCAGGCGTTCCGCAACGCCGCCCGCGTCATGCGGGAGGTGGGCTGCGGGGCGGTGAAGCTCGAGGGCGGGCAGCGCATGGCGCCGACGATCCGCTTCCTCGTCGAGCGCGGCATCCCGGTGATGGGCCATGTCGGGCTGACGCCGCAGGCGGTGAACGTGCTCGGCGGCTTCAAGGCGCAGGGGCGCAACCGCGCGCAATGGCCGGCGATCGGCGCCGACGCCGCGGCTGTCGCCGAGGCCGGCGCCTTTTCCGTGGTGCTGGAGGCGATCGCCGAGCCGCTCGCGGTCGAGATCACCGCCGCGGTCGCGATCCCGACCATCGGGATCGGCGCCTCGGCGGCCTGCGACGGGCAGGTGCTCGTGCTCGACGACATGCTCGGCCTGACCGGGCGCGTGCCGAAATTTGTGAAGCTCTTCGGGGGTCTCGGCGAAGCCGCCGACAAGGCGATGGCGGATTACGCCGCCGAGGTCCGCGCCCGGCGCTTCCCGGGGCCGGGGCATGTCTATGCGGTGAAGGACTAG
- a CDS encoding aspartate carbamoyltransferase catalytic subunit, with product MTSPAPLYPHRHLLGIEGLSHLDIEALLDRAEDYVALSRQVEKKAATLRGRTQINLFFEPSTRTQASFELAGKRLGADVMNMSVASSSVKKGETLIDTAATLNAMRPDIIVVRHHAAGAVNLLARKVSCSVVNAGDGAHEHPTQALLDALTIRRNKGRIQGLTVAICGDILHSRVARSNIILLNALGAKVRLIAPTTLLPAGIERMGVAVFTDMNKGLEGADIVMMLRLQLERMHGAFVPSPKEYFRYYGLDHDKLARAAPDALVMHPGPMNRGVEISSAVADGAQSLIREQVEMGVAVRMAVLDALAQHLPNV from the coding sequence ATGACATCGCCAGCACCGCTCTATCCGCACCGCCATCTCCTCGGGATCGAGGGGTTGTCCCATCTGGACATCGAGGCTCTTTTGGACAGGGCGGAGGACTATGTCGCCCTCTCCCGGCAGGTCGAGAAGAAGGCGGCGACGCTGCGCGGACGGACGCAGATCAACCTGTTCTTCGAGCCCTCGACACGGACGCAGGCCTCCTTCGAGCTCGCCGGCAAGCGCCTCGGCGCCGATGTGATGAACATGTCGGTCGCCTCCTCCTCGGTGAAGAAGGGCGAGACGCTGATCGACACCGCCGCGACGCTCAACGCCATGCGGCCGGACATCATCGTCGTGCGCCATCACGCGGCGGGCGCGGTCAACCTGCTCGCCCGCAAGGTCAGCTGCTCGGTGGTGAATGCCGGCGACGGCGCCCATGAGCATCCGACGCAAGCCCTGCTCGACGCGCTGACGATTCGCCGCAACAAGGGCCGCATCCAGGGCCTGACGGTCGCGATCTGCGGCGACATCCTGCATTCGCGCGTCGCCCGCTCCAACATCATCCTGCTCAATGCGCTGGGTGCCAAGGTCAGGCTGATCGCGCCGACGACGCTCTTGCCGGCCGGCATCGAGCGCATGGGCGTCGCGGTCTTCACCGACATGAACAAGGGCCTCGAAGGCGCTGATATCGTGATGATGCTGCGCCTCCAGCTCGAGCGCATGCACGGCGCCTTCGTGCCCTCGCCGAAGGAATATTTCCGCTATTACGGGCTCGACCATGACAAGCTCGCCCGCGCCGCGCCGGACGCGCTGGTGATGCATCCGGGACCGATGAACCGGGGCGTCGAGATTTCCTCGGCCGTGGCCGACGGCGCCCAGTCGCTGATCCGCGAGCAGGTCGAGATGGGCGTCGCCGTGCGCATGGCGGTGCTCGACGCGCTGGCCCAGCACCTGCCGAACGTCTGA
- the pyrC gene encoding dihydroorotase: MAETQDIAILNARLIDPATGREGVGSVRLSDGVIAAVDWQGMPATGEGVRRIDAKGQVLAPGLVDLRAFLGEPGAEFRETLGTGSQAAAAGGVTTIVCRPDTHPAIDDPAIIDFLKRRARDKAIVNVLSCAALTKGLEGNEITEFGLLLEAGAVAFCDGARGLRNPQVMRRAMIYALNFDALIMNHVEDPELRGSGVMNDGEFASRKGLPGIPREAETVMLERDIRLARATGARYHAAMISCAESVELIRRAKQDGVRVTCGVSINSLTLNENDVGDYRTFCKVSPPLRHEDDRLAMVAGLAEGVIDVVVSDHDPQDVETKRQPFAEAADGALGIETMLSASQRLVQAGQIGLPGLLAALSARPAALIGLPAGRLAAGAPADLVLFDPEAPFVVDKRKLKSRAKNSPFDEARLEGIVQATFVGGRVVYEAEAG; this comes from the coding sequence ATGGCTGAAACGCAGGACATCGCAATCCTCAACGCCCGGCTGATCGACCCCGCGACCGGACGCGAGGGCGTGGGCTCCGTCCGGCTCAGCGACGGCGTGATCGCGGCTGTCGACTGGCAGGGCATGCCCGCCACGGGCGAGGGCGTGCGCCGCATCGACGCCAAGGGCCAGGTGCTGGCGCCCGGCCTCGTTGATCTGCGCGCCTTTCTCGGCGAGCCCGGCGCGGAGTTCCGCGAGACGCTCGGCACCGGCTCGCAGGCCGCCGCCGCCGGCGGCGTGACCACGATCGTCTGCCGTCCCGATACCCACCCGGCGATCGACGACCCCGCGATCATCGATTTCCTCAAGCGCCGCGCCCGCGACAAGGCGATCGTCAACGTTCTCTCCTGCGCCGCCCTGACCAAGGGGCTCGAGGGCAACGAGATCACCGAGTTCGGCCTGCTGCTGGAGGCCGGTGCCGTCGCCTTCTGCGACGGGGCGAGGGGCCTGCGCAACCCGCAGGTCATGCGCCGCGCCATGATCTACGCGCTGAATTTCGACGCGCTGATCATGAACCATGTCGAGGACCCCGAGCTGCGCGGTTCGGGCGTGATGAACGACGGCGAGTTCGCCAGCCGCAAGGGCCTGCCGGGCATTCCCCGGGAGGCCGAGACGGTGATGCTGGAGCGCGACATCCGCCTCGCCCGCGCCACCGGCGCCCGCTACCACGCCGCGATGATCTCCTGCGCGGAATCGGTCGAGCTCATACGCCGCGCCAAGCAGGACGGCGTGCGCGTCACCTGCGGCGTCTCGATCAACAGCCTCACCCTCAACGAGAACGACGTCGGCGACTACCGCACCTTCTGCAAGGTCTCGCCGCCGCTGCGCCACGAGGACGATCGGCTGGCCATGGTCGCGGGCCTGGCCGAGGGCGTGATCGACGTCGTCGTCTCCGACCACGATCCCCAGGACGTCGAGACCAAGCGCCAGCCCTTCGCCGAAGCCGCCGACGGCGCGCTCGGCATCGAGACCATGCTCTCGGCCTCGCAGCGGCTGGTGCAGGCCGGGCAGATCGGCCTGCCCGGGCTCCTCGCCGCGCTCTCGGCGCGGCCCGCCGCGCTCATCGGGCTTCCCGCCGGCCGGCTCGCGGCCGGGGCGCCGGCCGATCTCGTGCTCTTCGACCCCGAGGCGCCCTTCGTCGTCGACAAGCGCAAGCTCAAGTCGCGCGCCAAGAACTCGCCCTTCGACGAGGCGCGGCTGGAAGGCATCGTCCAGGCGACCTTCGTCGGCGGCCGGGTGGTCTACGAGGCGGAAGCCGGCTAG
- the plsY gene encoding glycerol-3-phosphate 1-O-acyltransferase PlsY, with product MTDVLNWGLSGPATLIALVIGYLFGSIPFGIVVTKLSGGPDLRSIGSGNIGATNVLRTGSKKLAAATLIGDMLKGTAAVLVGARFLGGPEAALAAGFGAFLGHLFPVWLGFKGGKGVATYLGVLIGVKLPVALVFAAVWLGIAGIWRYSSLAALVASLLTPLLLWLWAGMPQAALVMAVLTLLLWIMHRGNIARLAAGTEGKIGQKG from the coding sequence ATGACGGATGTTCTGAACTGGGGCCTCTCCGGCCCGGCCACGCTCATCGCCCTCGTCATCGGCTATCTCTTCGGCTCGATCCCCTTCGGCATCGTCGTGACGAAGCTTTCCGGCGGGCCGGACCTGCGCAGCATCGGCTCCGGCAATATCGGCGCGACCAACGTGCTGCGCACCGGCAGCAAGAAGCTGGCGGCCGCGACCCTCATCGGCGACATGCTGAAGGGGACGGCCGCGGTGCTCGTCGGGGCGCGCTTCCTCGGCGGCCCGGAGGCGGCGCTGGCGGCGGGCTTCGGCGCCTTTCTCGGTCATCTCTTCCCGGTCTGGCTGGGTTTCAAGGGCGGCAAGGGCGTCGCGACCTATCTCGGCGTGCTGATCGGCGTGAAGCTTCCGGTCGCGCTCGTCTTCGCCGCGGTCTGGCTCGGCATTGCCGGCATCTGGCGTTATTCCTCGCTCGCCGCGCTGGTCGCCAGCCTGCTGACGCCGCTCCTGCTCTGGCTCTGGGCCGGGATGCCGCAGGCCGCGCTGGTCATGGCCGTTCTGACGCTCCTGCTCTGGATCATGCACAGAGGCAACATCGCCCGGCTCGCCGCCGGGACCGAAGGCAAGATCGGCCAGAAGGGCTGA
- the dprA gene encoding DNA-processing protein DprA yields the protein MAGIVLSDRQRLDWLRLIRSENIGPRSFRSLMNRFGGAAAALDALPDLARQAGRAIRLCPAAQAEREFEALHRLGGRLIASGEAAYPVPLQAIDSAPPLIAVLGQAEVLQRPGVALVGSRNASAAGLKFTARLARELGEADFAIVSGLARGIDTAAHEASLETGTVAVLAGGLDEIYPPQNIPLARRIVERGALISEMPLGWVARARDFPRRNRLVSGLSLGTVVVEAARRSGSLITARFANEQGRLVFAVPGSPLDPRAEGGNHLIREGAILCAEAAHVIEALDPLRQREPGLPPPARTMRETLEPSPTEAMWDELDWPGILPAPEYARHDDGFVPQPPQSERPADGADARRLLELLGPTPIALDDLVRASGLSARAVGHVLLELELTGAIRRHPGGALSRGMP from the coding sequence ATGGCCGGCATCGTCCTCTCCGATCGCCAGCGCCTCGACTGGCTCAGGCTGATCCGCAGCGAGAACATCGGCCCGCGCAGCTTCCGCTCCCTGATGAACCGCTTCGGCGGCGCGGCCGCCGCGCTCGACGCCCTGCCGGATCTCGCCCGTCAGGCCGGCCGTGCCATCCGGCTCTGCCCGGCGGCGCAAGCCGAGCGCGAGTTCGAGGCGCTGCACCGCCTCGGCGGCCGGTTGATCGCCTCGGGCGAAGCCGCCTATCCGGTGCCGCTCCAGGCGATCGATTCGGCGCCGCCGCTCATCGCGGTGCTCGGGCAGGCCGAGGTGCTGCAACGGCCGGGCGTGGCGCTGGTCGGCTCCCGCAACGCCTCGGCCGCCGGCCTGAAATTCACCGCCCGCCTCGCGCGTGAGCTCGGCGAGGCCGATTTCGCGATCGTCTCGGGGCTCGCCCGCGGCATCGATACGGCCGCCCACGAGGCGAGCCTCGAAACCGGGACGGTCGCCGTCCTCGCCGGCGGGCTCGACGAGATCTATCCGCCGCAGAACATCCCGCTCGCCCGCCGTATCGTCGAGCGTGGCGCGCTGATCAGCGAGATGCCGCTCGGCTGGGTCGCCCGCGCGCGCGATTTCCCGCGGCGCAACCGCCTGGTCTCCGGGCTTTCGCTGGGGACGGTCGTGGTCGAGGCGGCGCGCCGCTCGGGCTCGCTGATCACGGCGCGCTTCGCCAACGAACAGGGCCGGCTGGTCTTCGCCGTTCCGGGCTCCCCGCTCGACCCGCGCGCCGAGGGCGGCAACCACCTGATCCGGGAGGGCGCGATCCTCTGCGCGGAAGCCGCCCATGTCATCGAGGCGCTCGATCCCCTGCGGCAGCGCGAGCCCGGCCTGCCGCCCCCGGCCCGGACCATGCGCGAGACGCTCGAGCCGTCGCCGACCGAGGCGATGTGGGACGAGCTCGACTGGCCGGGGATCCTGCCGGCCCCCGAATATGCCCGCCATGACGACGGCTTCGTGCCGCAGCCGCCGCAATCGGAGCGCCCCGCCGATGGCGCCGATGCCCGCCGCCTGCTCGAGCTGCTCGGCCCCACGCCGATCGCGCTCGACGATCTCGTCCGCGCCAGCGGGCTTTCCGCCCGCGCGGTCGGCCATGTCCTGCTCGAGCTGGAGCTGACGGGCGCGATCCGGCGCCATCCCGGCGGGGCCTTGTCGCGCGGCATGCCTTGA
- the rpmG gene encoding 50S ribosomal protein L33 produces MAKAVTIKIKLLSTADTGFFYVTKKNSRTMTEKMSKKKYDPVARKHVEFKETKIK; encoded by the coding sequence ATGGCCAAGGCCGTGACGATCAAGATCAAGCTGCTTTCGACCGCCGACACCGGGTTCTTCTACGTGACGAAGAAGAACTCGCGCACGATGACGGAGAAGATGTCGAAGAAGAAGTACGACCCGGTCGCGCGCAAGCACGTCGAGTTCAAGGAAACCAAGATCAAGTAA
- a CDS encoding NUDIX hydrolase, translating to MTDHVLTLNQTERARTKVNLRPKDAATMMILDRSGTRPKVLMGKRHAGHKFMPGKYVFPGGRVDDGDRRMVATGAVAQICEDRLGKRCLRPGAGKARALALAAIRETFEETGLLFGSAEFGAPEAPPAGSWHDFAAQGVFPDLSAVTFVARAITPPRRPKRFDTRFFAIDASAVARRIEGVVGPDSELVDLVWVDFDEAKALDLPSITKVVIEEVEARIAAGFAPWLPVPFYWEKRGSFVREEL from the coding sequence ATGACCGACCACGTCCTCACCCTCAACCAGACCGAGCGGGCCCGCACCAAGGTCAACCTGCGTCCCAAGGACGCCGCGACCATGATGATCCTCGACCGCAGCGGCACCCGCCCCAAGGTGCTGATGGGCAAGCGCCATGCCGGCCATAAATTCATGCCGGGCAAATACGTCTTCCCCGGCGGGCGCGTCGACGACGGCGACCGGCGCATGGTCGCGACCGGAGCGGTGGCGCAGATCTGCGAGGACCGGCTCGGCAAGCGCTGCCTGCGCCCCGGCGCCGGCAAGGCGCGCGCGCTGGCCTTGGCCGCGATCCGCGAAACCTTCGAGGAAACCGGGCTCCTCTTCGGCTCGGCGGAGTTCGGCGCGCCGGAAGCCCCGCCGGCCGGAAGCTGGCACGATTTCGCGGCGCAGGGCGTCTTCCCCGATCTCTCGGCCGTCACCTTCGTCGCGCGCGCGATCACGCCGCCGCGCCGGCCGAAGCGGTTCGACACGCGCTTTTTCGCGATCGACGCCTCGGCCGTCGCCAGGCGGATCGAGGGCGTGGTCGGCCCCGATTCGGAGCTTGTCGACCTGGTCTGGGTCGATTTCGACGAGGCCAAGGCGCTCGACCTGCCGAGCATCACCAAGGTCGTCATCGAGGAGGTCGAGGCCCGCATCGCGGCGGGCTTCGCGCCCTGGCTGCCGGTCCCGTTCTACTGGGAGAAGCGCGGCAGCTTCGTGCGCGAGGAGCTCTGA